The following proteins are encoded in a genomic region of Hippoglossus hippoglossus isolate fHipHip1 chromosome 3, fHipHip1.pri, whole genome shotgun sequence:
- the LOC117758425 gene encoding chimeric ERCC6-PGBD3 protein-like, with product MFLSESEDELEERGSDPDSESSTCSLEEEEEEEDDDDDEDFTPAGLTRGSEQDDFTDEDSSDAEWNNTPTKRRATGKRCRSVSVSPAASNLKSPSKTCEHRPPSKRIHDASKGSSSSSPRTRGTISSPRRKRQAERRLVVEEEEGADDGDRWQNVTEDDVEPPQPRFRPERDVGPQLNRTANYTPLELFQLFFSTTVIDTLVRNTNAYGRKKYQNHRETWVQVTAADMYSFISLVLYMGLVPLKTLKEFWRGTQLFSLPFPASVMPCRRFLTISRSLHMNDPAAEAANDTKKGTPAYDRLCKIKPLYQQILEACYTFFHPHQHISIDERMVASKARIGLKQYIKNKPTKWGFKLFVLADSACGYTLNFFVYGGRDGEPTGKGLSYDAVMRLLKIPFLGKGYKLYVDNYYTSPTLFLDLLQRKIWACGTVRSNITGYPKTKRNDMDKKTIKGTIRWIRKGNLLFVKWLDAREVTMCSTMHKAYSDDTAKRRVKNKDGEWTVKLVPIPDCIKDYNRHMGGVDLSDALIGYYKVLHKTQKWYKTLFYHFVDIATVNSFILHKEMCKLQNRPIVTQKTFREQLILSLAEIGSTPRRSAPQNFMLPASPLKVPPTSRTAPAPSSLAPAANGPSACTSAVTPGSPSTARPPSLTADVPPTAAAGAPGLGHLPSYFVEQMSNVAPRYRATAGRRACVVCKRKSSVYCSTCQKTLCFTTLRNCYSEWHRRNNVCM from the exons ATGTTTCTGTCCGAGTCGGAGGATGAACTGGAGGAGCGCGGCTCGGACCCAGACTCTGAGAGCAGCACGTGcagcctggaggaggaagaggaggaggaggatgatgatgatgatgaagacttCACTCCTGCAGGTTTGACGAGAGGATCAGAACA AGATGACTTCACTGATGAGGACAGTTCAGATGCAGAGTGGAATAATACGCCCACAAAGAGAAGAGCTACTGGAAAGCGCTGCCGCTCCGTCTCTGTTTCTCCAGCAGCGTCGAACCTCAAGTCCCCATCTAAGACTTGTGAGCATCGACCTCCCAGCAAGAGGATCCACGATGCATCTAaaggctcctcctcctcctcccctcgtACTCGTGGGACAATCTCCTCTCCACGCAGGAAGAGACAAGCAGAAAGACGGCTTGTggttgaggaagaggaaggagcggATGATGGAGACCGGTGGCAGAACGTCACTGAGGATGATGTCGAGCCTCCTCAGCCGCGGTTCAGACCCGAGAGGGACGTGGGGCCACAGCTGAACAGAACTGCAAATTACACACCTCTCGAACTCTTCCAGCTGTTCTTCTCCACGACTGTAATCGACACTTTGGTGAGAAACACCAACGCCTATGGGAGGAAGAAATATCAAAACCACAGGGAAACCTGGGTCCAGGTCACAGCGGCAGACATGTACTCCTTCATCAGCCTTGTCCTCTACATGGGGCTCGTCCCGCTAAAAACTCTGAAAGAGTTCTGGAGAGGGACTCAGCTGTTCAGCCTGCCGTTCCCTGCCTCCGTCATGCCCTGCAGACGCTTCCTCACCATTTCCCGCAGCCTACACATGAACGATCCCGCAGCTGAAGCAGCAAACGACACAAAGAAAGGGACTCCAGCTTATGACAGACTTTGCAAAATAAAGCCCCTCTATCAGCAGATCTTGGAGGCCTGCTACACTTTCTTTCATCCTCACCAGCACATCTCCATAGATGAACGCATGGTGGCGAGTAAAGCCAGGATTGGGCTCAAGCAgtatattaaaaacaagcctACTAAATGGGGCTTCAAGCTTTTTGTTTTAGCCGACTCGGCGTGTGGATACACCCTGAACTTTTTCGTGTACGGGGGAAGGGATGGTGAACCCACGGGGAAGGGGCTCAGCTATGATGCTGTCATGAGACTGCTGAAGATACCCTTCCTAGGCAAAGGCTATAAGCTCTACGTGGACAACTATTACACCAGTCCAACACTATTCCTTGACCTCCTTCAGAGGAAGATCTGGGCGTGCGGCACCGTGCGTTCCAATATCACTGGTTACCCCAAAACGAAAAGGAACGACATGGACAAGAAAACAATAAAGGGAACAATCCGGTGGATCAGAAAGGGGAACCTGTTGTTTGTCAAGTGGTTGGACGCCCGCGAGGTAACGATGTGCTCCACTATGCACAAAGCCTACAGCGACGACACGGCCAAGCGCCgagtgaaaaacaaagacgGAGAGTGGACGGTGAAGCTGGTGCCTATTCCAGACTGCATCAAAGATTACAACCGGCACATGGGCGGCGTCGACTTGTCGGACGCGCTCATCGGATACTACAAAGTCCTCCACAAGACCCAGAAATGGTACAAGACTCTGTTCTATCATTTTGTGGACATCGCCACTGTGAACTCCTTCATCCTCCACAAGGAAATGTGCAAACTGCAGAACCGGCCTATAGTTACACAGAAAACGTTCAGGGAACAACTGATTTTGTCCCTGGCTGAGATCGGGTCCACTCCGCGCCGGTCGGCTCCACAAAACTTCATGTTGCCTGCTTCTCCTCTCAAAGTCCCACCGACCTCCCGAACAGCCCCAGCCCCGTCCTCACTGGCCCCAGCCGCCAATGGGCCGTCAGCCTGCACATCTGCAGTAACCCCTGGATCTCCATCTACAGCGCGACCACCTTCTCTGACCGCCGACGTGCCCCCCACTGCAGCTGCTGGGGCTCCGGGTCTAGGGCACCTGCCGTCTTACTTTGTAGAACAAATGAGCAACGTGGCCCCCAGATATCGGGCCACCGCCGGCAGACGGGCATGTGTGGTCTGCAAGAGAAAGTCGTCGGTCTATTGCAGCACCTgccagaaaacactttgtttcaCTACTTTGAGGAACTGCTACAGCGAGTGGCACAGGCGCAACAACGTCTGCATGTGA